Proteins from a single region of Haliaeetus albicilla chromosome Z, bHalAlb1.1, whole genome shotgun sequence:
- the LPL gene encoding lipoprotein lipase isoform X1, with protein sequence MGRKAFLAAACLCLRWVAALGAAPAAAGEAETNFEGIESKFSLRTPAEPDEDVCYLVPGQVDSLAQCNFNHTSKTFVVIHGWTVTGMYESWVPKLVDALYKREPDSNVIVVDWLIRAQQHYPVSAAYTKLVGKDVAMFIDWMEEQFNYPLNNVHLLGYSLGAHAAGIAGSLTKKKVNRITGLDPAGPTFEYADALTRLSPDDADFVDVLHTYTRGSPDRSIGIQKPVGHIDIYPNGGGFQPGCNLGEALRLIAEKGFADVDQLVKCSHERSIHLFIDSLLYEEKPSMAYRCNTKEAFEKGLCLSCRKNRCNNLGYKVNRVRTKRNTKMYLKTRAQMPYKVFHYQVKIHFFGKTNMTKTNQPFLISFYGTLEESEDIAFTLPEVSSNKTFSFLIYTEVDIGDLLMLKLQWEKDSFFSWSDWWTPFTFDIQRVRVKSGETQKKVVFCSRDGTSHLSKGEEAAIFVKCADEPVNRKRGGAKKASKENSADESA encoded by the exons ATGGGGAGGAAGGCGTTCCTGGCCGCCGCCTGCCTCTGCCTGCGCTGGGTGGCTGCTCTTGGCGCGGCCCCGGCAGCCGCCGGCG AAGCTGAGACCAATTTTGAGGGAATTGAGAGCAAGTTTTCCTTACGGACGCCTGCAGAGCCTGATGAGGATGTCTGTTACCTGGTTCCTGGGCAGGTGGACAGCCTGGCACAGTGCAACTTCAACCATACCAGTAAAACCTTTGTGGTGATCCATGGGTGGACG GTGACAGGAATGTATGAAAGTTGGGTCCCAAAGCTGGTGGATGCTCTGTACAAGAGGGAACCCGATTCAAATGTCATTGTGGTGGACTGGCTAATTCGAGCTCAGCAACACTACCCAGTGTCTGCTGCATACACTAAGCTGGTGGGAAAGGACGTTGCTATGTTTATTGACTGGATGGAG GAGCAATTCAATTATCCTCTCAACAATGTCCACTTGCTGGGGTACAGTCTAGGTGCTCATGCTGCTGGAATTGCTGGGAGCCTGACCAAGAAGAAGGTGAACCGAATTACTG GGCTGGATCCAGCTGGTCCTACCTTTGAGTATGCCGATGCCCTCACCCGCCTCTCCCCGGATGATGCTGACTTTGTGGATGTCCTACACACCTACACTCGAGGCTCTCCAGACCGCAGCATTGGGATCCAGAAGCCTGTTGGACACATTGATATTTATCCTAATGGTGGAGGTTTCCAGCCGGGTTGCAACTTGGGAGAAGCACTCCGTCTGATTGctgaaaaaggctttgcag aTGTGGATCAGTTGGTAAAATGCTCCCATGAACGATCCATCCACCTCTTCATTGACTCCCTCCTCTATGAAGAAAAGCCCAGCATGGCCTACCGCTGCAACACAAAGGAGGCCTTTGAGAAGGGTCTCTGCCTGAGCTGCCGGAAGAACCGCTGCAACAATTTGGGTTACAAGGTCAACAGGGTGAGAACGAAGAGAAACACCAAAATGTACTTGAAGACCCGTGCTCAGATGCCCTATAAAG TCTTCCATTACCAGGTCAAGATCCATTTCTTTGGAAAGACTAATATGACCAAGACAAACCAGCCATTCCTGATCTCTTTCTATGGCACTCTAGAGGAGAGTGAGGACATTGCTTTCACACT GCCTGAAGTCTCCTCAAACAAGACCTTCTCCTTCCTGATTTACACAGAAGTGGATATCGGTGACCTGCTTATGCTGAAGCTGCAGTGGGAAAAAGACAGCTTCTTCAGCTGGTCAGACTGGTGGACTCCTTTTACATTTGACATCCAGAGAGTCAGAGTGAAGTCAGGAGAAACTCAGAAAAA GGTGGTGTTCTGTTCTCGAGATGGCACCTCGCATCTAAGTaagggagaagaggcagcaATATTTGTGAAATGTGCAGATGAGCCCGTCAACAGGAAGAGAGGAGG
- the LPL gene encoding lipoprotein lipase isoform X2, whose protein sequence is MGRKAFLAAACLCLRWVAALGAAPAAAGAETNFEGIESKFSLRTPAEPDEDVCYLVPGQVDSLAQCNFNHTSKTFVVIHGWTVTGMYESWVPKLVDALYKREPDSNVIVVDWLIRAQQHYPVSAAYTKLVGKDVAMFIDWMEEQFNYPLNNVHLLGYSLGAHAAGIAGSLTKKKVNRITGLDPAGPTFEYADALTRLSPDDADFVDVLHTYTRGSPDRSIGIQKPVGHIDIYPNGGGFQPGCNLGEALRLIAEKGFADVDQLVKCSHERSIHLFIDSLLYEEKPSMAYRCNTKEAFEKGLCLSCRKNRCNNLGYKVNRVRTKRNTKMYLKTRAQMPYKVFHYQVKIHFFGKTNMTKTNQPFLISFYGTLEESEDIAFTLPEVSSNKTFSFLIYTEVDIGDLLMLKLQWEKDSFFSWSDWWTPFTFDIQRVRVKSGETQKKVVFCSRDGTSHLSKGEEAAIFVKCADEPVNRKRGGAKKASKENSADESA, encoded by the exons ATGGGGAGGAAGGCGTTCCTGGCCGCCGCCTGCCTCTGCCTGCGCTGGGTGGCTGCTCTTGGCGCGGCCCCGGCAGCCGCCGGCG CTGAGACCAATTTTGAGGGAATTGAGAGCAAGTTTTCCTTACGGACGCCTGCAGAGCCTGATGAGGATGTCTGTTACCTGGTTCCTGGGCAGGTGGACAGCCTGGCACAGTGCAACTTCAACCATACCAGTAAAACCTTTGTGGTGATCCATGGGTGGACG GTGACAGGAATGTATGAAAGTTGGGTCCCAAAGCTGGTGGATGCTCTGTACAAGAGGGAACCCGATTCAAATGTCATTGTGGTGGACTGGCTAATTCGAGCTCAGCAACACTACCCAGTGTCTGCTGCATACACTAAGCTGGTGGGAAAGGACGTTGCTATGTTTATTGACTGGATGGAG GAGCAATTCAATTATCCTCTCAACAATGTCCACTTGCTGGGGTACAGTCTAGGTGCTCATGCTGCTGGAATTGCTGGGAGCCTGACCAAGAAGAAGGTGAACCGAATTACTG GGCTGGATCCAGCTGGTCCTACCTTTGAGTATGCCGATGCCCTCACCCGCCTCTCCCCGGATGATGCTGACTTTGTGGATGTCCTACACACCTACACTCGAGGCTCTCCAGACCGCAGCATTGGGATCCAGAAGCCTGTTGGACACATTGATATTTATCCTAATGGTGGAGGTTTCCAGCCGGGTTGCAACTTGGGAGAAGCACTCCGTCTGATTGctgaaaaaggctttgcag aTGTGGATCAGTTGGTAAAATGCTCCCATGAACGATCCATCCACCTCTTCATTGACTCCCTCCTCTATGAAGAAAAGCCCAGCATGGCCTACCGCTGCAACACAAAGGAGGCCTTTGAGAAGGGTCTCTGCCTGAGCTGCCGGAAGAACCGCTGCAACAATTTGGGTTACAAGGTCAACAGGGTGAGAACGAAGAGAAACACCAAAATGTACTTGAAGACCCGTGCTCAGATGCCCTATAAAG TCTTCCATTACCAGGTCAAGATCCATTTCTTTGGAAAGACTAATATGACCAAGACAAACCAGCCATTCCTGATCTCTTTCTATGGCACTCTAGAGGAGAGTGAGGACATTGCTTTCACACT GCCTGAAGTCTCCTCAAACAAGACCTTCTCCTTCCTGATTTACACAGAAGTGGATATCGGTGACCTGCTTATGCTGAAGCTGCAGTGGGAAAAAGACAGCTTCTTCAGCTGGTCAGACTGGTGGACTCCTTTTACATTTGACATCCAGAGAGTCAGAGTGAAGTCAGGAGAAACTCAGAAAAA GGTGGTGTTCTGTTCTCGAGATGGCACCTCGCATCTAAGTaagggagaagaggcagcaATATTTGTGAAATGTGCAGATGAGCCCGTCAACAGGAAGAGAGGAGG